In the Alistipes provencensis genome, CAGTACCCGGTTCTCGCGCATGGCCTCAAGAATATCGGTCAGGTGTTGCAAAGCCGACGGTACATCTTCGATAAGAATACGATTGCGGATACTCTTGTTCTCATGGACCATATTGCTGGCCGAGAAACTGTTCAACAACCAACGGGAGACATCGTTCTCGACCAGTTCTGACTTGTTTTCGATATAGTATTCGTTGGTCGGCTTGTAACAAGCGATGCGTATATCGAAAAACTCCTCGACGGCTTCCCGATGCTTGTGGAAGGTCCGCAATGGGATCGGCTTGCCTTCGGACATGCTGTTGCGCAGCCAACGGCGGTTGAGTTCGGCGAAGGTAATGCGTCCGGCACGATAGATCGTATCGGCCAGCCAGATATAGCGGTGAAAGAGATTGGATGACATCGAAATCAATTTCCGGTAAAGATACAAAAAACTCTGCAGCTTATAGGCAGAGTTTTGCAATGGAGCAATTCTATATCCTGATTTTTTCAGCTCGGAAATACCTCCCGAAAAATGAAAGAAACAACTAGTATACCCCGGAATATAACAATAGTATTTTAAAGAAAGTTAAAGTCATTTCAGTTCGAATCCCGCCGTGCCGCGGATATTGTCCGAAGCGGCTCCCACATAGGCCGTAAACGTGCCCGGTTCGGCAACCCACGCGCCCTTGGCGGCGTCATAGTATTGCAGCATATCGGGCGTAATGTCGAACGTCACCGTCTGCGTCTGGCCGGGATTCAGCGAAATTTTCCGGAACCCTTTCAGTTCCTTCACGGGGCGCGGCAGCGACGACTGCTCGTCGCCGATATAGAGCTGCACCACCTCGGCACCCGGACGCGAACCCGTGTTGGTCACATCAGCCGAGATACGGATGCGGCCTTTGCCCGAAAGCGTCGAACGGTCGGCCTTCACGTTGGCGATGTCGAACGTCGTATAGCTCAGGCCGTGGCCGAAGGCGAACAGCGGCTTGAGCTGTTCCTTGTCGTGCCAGCGATAACCCACGAAGATGCCCTCGTTATAGGTGACCTTGTCCGTGCCGGGGTATTCGCCCAGCGCATGGGCGCTGTTGTCCTCCAGCCGCACGGGGAACGTAAAGGGCAGTTTGCCCGAGGGATTCACAGCCCCGAACACCACGTCGGCCAGCGCATTGCCCGCCTCCGAGCCCGAGAACCAAGCCTCCAGAACGGCCGGAACGCGGTCGATCCACGGCATCGCAACGGCGTTGCCCGAGACGATCACCACCGCCAGATTGGGATTGGCCTCGGCCAATGCTTCGATCACTTTATCCTGACCGTATGGCAGTCCATATTCCAATCGATCCACCTGTTCACTGTCCTGATGCCGGCTCTTGTTCAGCCCGCCGACAAAAATCACGGCGTCGGCCTTGCGAGCCGCGGCCACGGCATCGGCAATGAGCTGCTCCTCGGAACGGCTCTCGCTCAGGTCCTGACCGGTCTTCACGCCGTTGTAGTTGCCCGTCACGTCACCGACATAACCACGCTCGTAAATCACCTCGGCCTTGTCGTCCACGGCGGCACGGATACCCTCGAGCGGCGTATATTCGTGCCGCACCTTGAGCGACGAGGAACCGCCGCCCACGGTCATCATCTTGACGGCGTTCTCACCGACGACGGCAATCGTCCGGGCTTTCCCGAGGTCGATCGGCAGCACCCCGCCGTCGTTCTTCAGCAGCACCATGCCCTCGCCCGCAATGCGGCGTGCGGCAGCCAGATGTTCGGGCGAATTGAGCGACCCGAAAGGCTTGCGCGTATTCATCGCCGTGCGGAAAATCAACCGAAGCACCCGGCGCGCCTTGTCGTCGAGCTGTTCGACGGATGCCGTGCCCTGACGGAGCATTTCCAGATAAGGTCCTGCAAGAAAATAATTGTCATATACGTTGCTAATGTCCAGCGACCAGTCGACCCCGTTCGTCCATGAACCAAATTCTAAATCCAATCCGTTCTCGGCAGCTTGTTTCGTATCGTGTGCGCCGCCCCAGTCGGAGACGACCACGCCGTCGAACGCCCAATCGCGTTTGAGGATGTCGTTCAGCAGGTATTGGTTGTGGCAGCAATGCTGGCCCTTGTATTTATTATAGGAGCCCATGATAGCCCAAGCCCCGCCCTCCTCGACAGCCGCCTTGAAGGCCGGAAGATAGATCTCGTGCAGTGTACGGTCATCGACCACAACCTCGTGATACAATCGGTTCTGTTCCTGATTATTCACAGCAAAGTGCTTCACACAGGCGGCGACGCCGTTCTTCTGCACCTCCTGAATATAGGGAACCACCATCCGCGAAGCGAGGAACGGATCTTCGCCCATATACTCGAAATTGCGGCCGTTGAGCGGCGTGCGGTAGATGTTCACGCCGGGACCCAGCAGGATGTCCTTCTCGCGGTAGCGGGCCTCCTCGCCGATGGACTGCCCGTAGAGGGCCGACATCTCGGGATTCCACGTCGCGGCGAGGCACGTCAGGGCCGGGAATGCCGTGCAGGAGTCGTTCGTCCAGCCCGCCTGATCCCATTCGTCCCACAGCACCTCGGGGCGGATGCCGTGGGGACCGTCGGTACACCACACCTCGGGGATACCCAGACGCGGAACGCCCGCCGAGGAGAATTTGGACTGCGCATGCAGGATGGCCACCTTCTCTTCGAGGGTCATGCGCGAGAGGGCGTCCTCCACCCGTTTTTCAAGCGGCTGCGACTCGTCGAGGTAGACGGCCACATCGCTCCCCGGCTGCTGAACGCCGCCGCAGCCAGTAGACAATACGACACAAAGCAAAGTTGCTACTACAATAAAAGCGTATTTCATAGCTGGTTCTTAATCGTTTGACAATTCCGATATGACGCTTGCACGGCCGCAGTAATAGGCACGAGCCTTCACAGCAGAGGTCTTGCAGGCAACGGGAGCAGTCCATCGGGCAGATGCCTCGGTCGGTTCACTGCCGTCGAGCGTATAGCGGATCGTTGCACCGGGTTCAGCCGAGTTGGCACGCAGCATACCGTCCTGCAGTTTCAATCCCGGCGGTGAAACCCGGAAATTTACACCCAAAGAGGCCAGTCGCGGCATTTCGACCGCAGCGATCCGGGCATTATAACGCCGAAGCGCCTGCCCATACTCTGCACCGTCGGGGTCCTCGCTCCAAGCGGGACTCGCATTCCATGCCCGTTCGGCCAATCCGCAGATCTTCGGGAAGAGCAGGTATTCGGCCATGCTGAAATTGCGGATCGTCTCGGCCCAAAGCTGCCCCTGAATACCTACGATATTGCGGCGGGCATCCGGCGAGAGGGATTCCTTACCGGATGATACGGAGATCAGGTCGACCGGCGACCCGTCCGGATGCGTACGCACCGACCTGTATATGTCGTAAGGCAACATGTCGAAAGTCGAGCGGGCATCGACATAACCGCCCCAGCGGTGACCGGGCTCCATGTGGTGTTTGTTGTATGCCAAGTCGAGATAGAGGTTCGTAACATTACAAAGAACCACCGGATAGCCGGCATTGGCCAGCGCATAGGGCACTTCGTCGAACCCCTCGCCCGGCTGCGTGTTCCAACCGTAGCTCAAGATCCGCCGTCCCGGCAATTCCCGGTTTACATGTCGTCCGTCAGGGAGCATGACGATCTCCTGCCAGCCAGCCAGTCGGATACCTTTGGCGTCAAGCTCCCCGTAGAGCCAACGCACGAAATGATCTTTCAGCGCGTGGGTGTCGGCAAGCCCGTTCCGGTCCATGAACTCCCGGCATATCGGCGAACCGCTCCAGGCTCCCCGGGGGACCTCGTCACCACCGATGTGCACGACGGAAAGTTCGACTCCGGCCTTCTCGTACATCCGGCGCAGTTCGCCAAGGACCTTGCGGACGAAACGGTAAGCCGAGGGCATGGCGATATTCATTACATTGTCGGTATACTCCTGTGCCGAACGGTAGACGGAGGTGTCGCATGAGTCGGTCAGCAGGTATTCGCGCGCCCGGTCGGGATCGGTGGAGATATAGCGGGCATAACGGGCGTCCATCGCTTTAATGGCAGCCCGTGAATGGCCCGGAATGTCGATCTCGGGAATA is a window encoding:
- a CDS encoding glycoside hydrolase family 3 C-terminal domain-containing protein, whose amino-acid sequence is MKYAFIVVATLLCVVLSTGCGGVQQPGSDVAVYLDESQPLEKRVEDALSRMTLEEKVAILHAQSKFSSAGVPRLGIPEVWCTDGPHGIRPEVLWDEWDQAGWTNDSCTAFPALTCLAATWNPEMSALYGQSIGEEARYREKDILLGPGVNIYRTPLNGRNFEYMGEDPFLASRMVVPYIQEVQKNGVAACVKHFAVNNQEQNRLYHEVVVDDRTLHEIYLPAFKAAVEEGGAWAIMGSYNKYKGQHCCHNQYLLNDILKRDWAFDGVVVSDWGGAHDTKQAAENGLDLEFGSWTNGVDWSLDISNVYDNYFLAGPYLEMLRQGTASVEQLDDKARRVLRLIFRTAMNTRKPFGSLNSPEHLAAARRIAGEGMVLLKNDGGVLPIDLGKARTIAVVGENAVKMMTVGGGSSSLKVRHEYTPLEGIRAAVDDKAEVIYERGYVGDVTGNYNGVKTGQDLSESRSEEQLIADAVAAARKADAVIFVGGLNKSRHQDSEQVDRLEYGLPYGQDKVIEALAEANPNLAVVIVSGNAVAMPWIDRVPAVLEAWFSGSEAGNALADVVFGAVNPSGKLPFTFPVRLEDNSAHALGEYPGTDKVTYNEGIFVGYRWHDKEQLKPLFAFGHGLSYTTFDIANVKADRSTLSGKGRIRISADVTNTGSRPGAEVVQLYIGDEQSSLPRPVKELKGFRKISLNPGQTQTVTFDITPDMLQYYDAAKGAWVAEPGTFTAYVGAASDNIRGTAGFELK
- a CDS encoding family 20 glycosylhydrolase, with amino-acid sequence MKKNLLFSLSGLCCLLIQSNCVSVRPEEPLLLRWTVAPGDDGWEHALTLVNRGNEPLEGAWSIYYGSIAPALWAPEGASVGVEQVCGSHHRLFAMEPYVAIAPGDSLRVTLSGDYIDMHSFYPEGAYIVRRAADGSEMQPCDVDLQFVPYHDRRAQAADGAYPTAERLYAANAYLSDPGPLGPYDIIPSLKSVILRSGGCTVGPTVAIAADEGLDGEAALLYELLRECCRCDSAAGGTPVRLGLDPSIDGPGEAYRMEFSEEGVTLAGKSSHGVHNAVQSLLAILANKELPMTLPAASVMDYPDLEYRGLHFDVARNFTPKEDIFRLIDLLSLYKMNVLHLHLTDDEGWRLEIPGLEELTEVGARRGHTLTENDRLYPLYGSGWNPDAGAPGSGYYTCEDFGEILRYAARHHIRVIPEIDIPGHSRAAIKAMDARYARYISTDPDRAREYLLTDSCDTSVYRSAQEYTDNVMNIAMPSAYRFVRKVLGELRRMYEKAGVELSVVHIGGDEVPRGAWSGSPICREFMDRNGLADTHALKDHFVRWLYGELDAKGIRLAGWQEIVMLPDGRHVNRELPGRRILSYGWNTQPGEGFDEVPYALANAGYPVVLCNVTNLYLDLAYNKHHMEPGHRWGGYVDARSTFDMLPYDIYRSVRTHPDGSPVDLISVSSGKESLSPDARRNIVGIQGQLWAETIRNFSMAEYLLFPKICGLAERAWNASPAWSEDPDGAEYGQALRRYNARIAAVEMPRLASLGVNFRVSPPGLKLQDGMLRANSAEPGATIRYTLDGSEPTEASARWTAPVACKTSAVKARAYYCGRASVISELSND